In bacterium, a genomic segment contains:
- a CDS encoding nucleotidyltransferase domain-containing protein, producing the protein MTNQFSTYLLDEILLKEKIKKENLRRQLIEKVLSTLTKLSDKVSFKEAYLFGSIVNPDSFSEESDVDIGFVDLSDRDFFKTMAFISREIGIDVDVVQLEGHRLEEKIKDKGIRWIKKV; encoded by the coding sequence ATGACTAATCAATTTTCAACATACTTGTTAGATGAGATACTTTTGAAAGAAAAAATAAAAAAGGAGAATTTGCGTCGCCAACTAATCGAGAAGGTGCTATCTACTCTAACAAAACTTTCTGATAAGGTTAGTTTTAAAGAGGCGTATCTGTTTGGTTCTATTGTCAATCCAGACAGTTTTTCTGAAGAATCTGATGTGGATATTGGCTTTGTTGATTTAAGTGACCGGGATTTCTTTAAAACTATGGCATTTATTTCAAGAGAAATTGGAATAGATGTTGATGTCGTTCAGTTAGAAGGTCATCGTTTGGAAGAGAAGATAAAAGATAAAGGTATAAGATGGATAAAGAAGGTTTAG